The Corynebacterium tuberculostearicum genome window below encodes:
- the dnaE gene encoding DNA polymerase III subunit alpha — MAKNSSFVHLHNHTEFSMLDGMAKVDMLADEVVRQEMPAVGMTDHGNMYGSDAFYRRMTGAGVKPIIGIEAYMAPESRFNKKRVLWGTPDQKRDDVSASGAYLHQTMIAENATGLRNLFTLSSLASYEGQLGKWPRMDAELIAEHADGIIATTGCPSGDVQTRLRLGQFNEALEAAAMWQDIYGKDNFFLELMDHGLDIEKRTRDGLLEIGRKLDLPPLVTNDCHYVLESQAPAHEAMLCVQTGKTFMDPDRFKFGGTGYYIKSAAQMRETWDDMIPDGCDNTLWIAERVQDYGEIWEEHTHDRMPIADVPEGHTPTSWLTHEVMEGLQKRFPGQDVPEEYIERAKYEISVIEMKGYPSYFLIVAELIKHARSVGIRVGPGRGSAAGALVAYALTITNIDPLEHDLLFERFLNPERPSAPDIDIDFDDRRRGEMITYAAERWGEDKVAQVITFGTVKTKQAIKDSAKVHFGQPGFQMADRINGALPPAIMAKDIPLKGITDPDHERYSEAAEVRQMVESDPDVKKIYDTARGLEGVVRQAGVHACAVIMASVRLMDHIPMWKRPADGAYITGWDYPACEAIGLLKMDFLGLRNLTVIGDAIENIKRNRGEEIHLEQLHADDPKVSKVYDLLSRGDTLGVFQLDSGGMQELLKRMKPTGFKDIVASLALYRPGPMGVNAHWDYADRKNGRKEITPIHPELEEPLKEILDETYGLIVYQEQIMRISQKVANYTAGEADGFRKAMGKKKPEVLAQQYDKFWGGMQENGYSKSAMDALWGTIEPFASYAFNKSHAAGYGLVSFWTAYLKAYYAPEYMAALLTSVGDKKDKSAIYLSDCRHLGIKVLPPSVNESEEDFQAVGEDIRFGMGAIRNVGSEVVESIIKSRHDKGAFTSFSDYLDKIELAACTKRVTEALIKAGAFDDLNHPRKGLMLIHEDAVDAVQTTKKAADKGQFDLFAGIGGGEDDAASNAFALDIPEDNWDRKHELALEREMLGLYVSGHPLDGFEEALAAQTDTPLTKILNDEVHNGQELIIGGIISGVDRRFSKRDGSPWAIVTVEDHNGAQVEILVFNKVYSLVAPQIVEDNIILARVNVKVRDERRSLFCSDIRVPELGPGGGAGLPLRLTMRTDQCTMENIARLKQVLLKNQGESDVYLELVDGSESTTMILGDHLRVERSGNLMGDLKATMGAGILG, encoded by the coding sequence ATGGCCAAAAACTCCTCCTTCGTCCACCTGCACAACCACACCGAGTTTTCCATGCTGGACGGCATGGCCAAGGTCGATATGCTGGCCGACGAGGTGGTTCGCCAAGAAATGCCGGCCGTCGGTATGACCGACCACGGCAATATGTATGGCTCTGATGCTTTCTACCGCCGCATGACCGGTGCCGGCGTCAAGCCGATCATCGGCATCGAGGCCTATATGGCGCCTGAATCCCGCTTCAATAAGAAGCGCGTGCTGTGGGGCACGCCGGATCAAAAGCGCGACGACGTCTCCGCGTCCGGTGCCTACCTCCACCAAACGATGATCGCGGAGAATGCCACCGGCCTGCGCAACCTCTTTACCTTGTCCTCGCTGGCTTCCTACGAAGGCCAGTTGGGCAAGTGGCCGCGCATGGACGCCGAGCTCATCGCCGAGCACGCAGACGGCATCATCGCCACCACCGGTTGCCCCTCCGGCGACGTCCAGACCCGCCTGCGCCTCGGCCAGTTCAACGAGGCGCTGGAGGCCGCGGCCATGTGGCAGGACATCTACGGCAAGGACAACTTCTTTTTGGAGTTGATGGACCATGGGCTGGACATCGAAAAGCGCACACGCGATGGCCTGCTAGAAATCGGCCGCAAGCTGGACTTGCCGCCGCTGGTGACCAATGACTGCCACTACGTGTTGGAGTCCCAGGCGCCGGCGCACGAGGCGATGCTGTGCGTGCAGACCGGCAAGACGTTCATGGATCCGGACCGCTTCAAGTTCGGCGGCACCGGCTACTACATTAAGTCGGCCGCGCAGATGCGCGAGACCTGGGACGATATGATTCCAGATGGCTGCGATAACACCCTGTGGATTGCCGAGCGCGTGCAGGACTACGGCGAGATCTGGGAAGAACACACCCACGATCGCATGCCTATTGCCGACGTCCCCGAGGGCCACACCCCAACCTCCTGGCTCACCCATGAGGTGATGGAGGGCCTGCAAAAGCGCTTCCCCGGCCAGGATGTACCGGAGGAATATATCGAGCGCGCCAAGTATGAGATCTCCGTTATCGAGATGAAGGGCTACCCGTCCTACTTCCTCATCGTGGCCGAGCTCATTAAGCACGCGCGCTCCGTGGGCATTCGTGTGGGGCCGGGCCGTGGCTCGGCGGCCGGTGCGCTCGTCGCCTACGCGCTGACCATTACCAATATCGACCCGCTGGAGCACGATCTCCTCTTCGAGCGATTCTTGAACCCAGAACGCCCGTCCGCACCCGATATCGATATCGACTTCGACGACCGCCGTCGCGGTGAAATGATCACCTATGCGGCCGAGCGCTGGGGCGAGGACAAGGTGGCGCAGGTGATTACCTTCGGCACGGTGAAAACCAAGCAGGCCATTAAGGACTCGGCCAAGGTGCACTTTGGCCAGCCCGGCTTCCAGATGGCCGACCGCATCAACGGCGCGCTGCCGCCGGCCATCATGGCCAAGGACATTCCGCTTAAGGGCATCACGGACCCGGACCACGAGCGCTACTCCGAGGCCGCCGAGGTCCGCCAGATGGTGGAATCCGACCCGGACGTGAAAAAGATTTATGACACGGCGCGGGGCTTGGAGGGCGTCGTCAGGCAGGCGGGCGTGCACGCCTGTGCGGTGATTATGGCTTCGGTCCGGCTCATGGACCACATTCCTATGTGGAAGCGCCCGGCCGACGGCGCTTATATCACCGGCTGGGATTACCCGGCCTGCGAGGCCATCGGCCTGCTGAAGATGGACTTTTTGGGCCTGCGCAACCTCACCGTTATCGGCGATGCGATTGAAAACATCAAGCGCAACCGCGGCGAAGAAATCCACTTGGAGCAGCTGCATGCCGACGACCCCAAGGTCTCCAAGGTCTATGACCTCCTCTCGCGCGGCGATACGCTGGGCGTCTTCCAGCTCGACTCCGGCGGCATGCAGGAGCTGCTCAAGCGCATGAAGCCGACCGGCTTTAAGGATATTGTGGCCTCCCTTGCGCTCTACCGCCCAGGCCCGATGGGTGTGAACGCCCACTGGGACTACGCGGACCGTAAGAACGGCCGCAAGGAAATCACCCCAATTCACCCGGAGTTGGAAGAGCCGCTCAAGGAAATCCTGGATGAGACCTACGGCCTTATCGTCTACCAGGAGCAGATCATGCGTATCTCGCAGAAGGTCGCCAACTACACGGCCGGCGAGGCAGATGGTTTCCGTAAGGCAATGGGTAAGAAGAAGCCCGAAGTGCTGGCCCAGCAGTACGACAAGTTCTGGGGCGGCATGCAAGAAAACGGCTACTCCAAGTCCGCCATGGACGCGCTGTGGGGCACCATCGAGCCCTTCGCGTCCTACGCGTTTAACAAGTCCCACGCCGCGGGCTACGGCTTGGTGTCCTTCTGGACGGCCTACCTCAAGGCTTACTACGCGCCGGAATACATGGCCGCGCTGCTGACCTCGGTGGGCGATAAGAAAGATAAGTCCGCCATCTACCTATCGGACTGCCGCCACCTGGGCATCAAGGTGCTGCCGCCGTCCGTCAATGAGTCCGAGGAGGACTTCCAGGCGGTGGGAGAGGATATCCGCTTCGGCATGGGCGCTATCCGCAATGTGGGCTCGGAAGTGGTGGAATCCATCATCAAATCCCGCCACGACAAGGGCGCGTTTACCTCCTTTAGCGATTACCTGGACAAGATCGAGCTCGCTGCCTGCACCAAGCGCGTGACAGAAGCGCTGATTAAGGCCGGCGCCTTCGATGACTTGAACCACCCGCGCAAGGGCCTCATGCTCATCCACGAGGACGCGGTGGATGCGGTGCAAACCACCAAGAAGGCCGCGGATAAGGGACAGTTCGATCTCTTCGCTGGAATTGGCGGGGGAGAGGACGACGCGGCTTCCAACGCTTTTGCCTTGGACATTCCAGAAGACAACTGGGATCGCAAACACGAGCTCGCCCTCGAGCGCGAAATGCTGGGCCTGTACGTTTCCGGCCACCCTCTCGATGGCTTCGAGGAGGCGCTAGCCGCGCAGACGGATACCCCGCTGACCAAGATCCTCAACGACGAGGTGCATAACGGCCAAGAGCTCATCATCGGCGGCATCATTTCGGGCGTGGACCGTCGCTTTTCCAAGCGCGATGGCTCGCCGTGGGCCATTGTCACGGTGGAAGACCATAACGGCGCGCAGGTGGAAATTCTGGTATTCAACAAGGTGTACTCTCTCGTCGCCCCGCAGATTGTCGAGGACAATATCATCCTCGCGCGAGTGAACGTTAAGGTGCGCGATGAGCGCCGCTCGCTGTTCTGCTCCGATATCCGCGTGCCGGAGCTGGGCCCGGGCGGCGGCGCCGGCCTGCCGCTGCGCCTGACCATGCGCACGGATCAGTGCACCATGGAAAACATTGCCCGCCTCAAGCAGGTCCTGCTCAAGAACCAGGGCGAGTCGGATGTGTACCTCGAGCTTGTCGACGGCTCCGAGTCCACCACCATGATCCTCGGCGACCACCTGCGTGTGGAGCGATCCGGCAACCTCATGGGTGACCTTAAGGCCACCATGGGCGCGGGCATATTAGGCTGA
- a CDS encoding HNH endonuclease signature motif containing protein: protein MEHIRAYIAALNSAMDILAEAADASAADLTAAGMPDATADTIAQLAQVYFGTTSFRRRQRRAVDGARRNRHSLPTLAVIEKHARRAPTQARAWALRAELTHIACDTREMDRHARKKLREMRAPREPKPGVRLRRRAAGKPWTLSITGPSALIAELHQHAGSLADVASLFRTGTGAAAVRTNVVVPLDKLVGVAHGSDDVVLTMTNGAQITGAELAQRALAEEGFVTLLHPVEGPVNLYRMRRGATWKQFMMAAAENPTCPVKGCNKPADECQVHHIFSWAGGGWTNAKNLTTACAYHNGRNDDHRTGPPRNGRFERTARGVRWVNPWDPPPPDLVDTGPTNTTTA, encoded by the coding sequence ATGGAACACATTCGGGCTTATATCGCGGCGCTCAACTCGGCGATGGACATCCTCGCCGAGGCCGCCGATGCCTCCGCCGCGGACCTTACCGCCGCTGGCATGCCCGATGCCACGGCTGACACTATTGCGCAGCTCGCGCAGGTCTACTTCGGGACCACCAGCTTTCGCCGCCGCCAACGCCGCGCGGTGGACGGGGCCCGCCGCAACCGGCATTCGCTGCCGACGCTGGCGGTCATCGAAAAGCATGCCCGGCGCGCGCCCACGCAAGCCCGCGCCTGGGCCCTGCGCGCCGAGCTCACCCATATCGCGTGCGATACGCGGGAGATGGACAGGCATGCCCGCAAGAAGCTGCGCGAGATGCGCGCGCCGCGCGAACCCAAGCCGGGGGTGCGGTTGCGGCGCCGCGCCGCCGGCAAACCCTGGACGCTGTCCATCACTGGGCCGTCCGCACTCATCGCCGAGTTACACCAGCATGCCGGTTCGCTTGCCGACGTCGCCTCCCTCTTCCGCACCGGTACCGGCGCCGCAGCCGTGCGCACCAATGTTGTAGTGCCACTGGATAAGTTGGTCGGCGTGGCCCATGGCAGCGACGATGTGGTGTTGACCATGACCAATGGCGCGCAGATTACGGGTGCTGAATTGGCCCAGCGTGCGCTTGCCGAGGAGGGATTTGTCACCCTGCTCCACCCCGTAGAGGGCCCAGTGAACCTGTACCGCATGCGCCGTGGGGCCACCTGGAAGCAGTTCATGATGGCCGCGGCGGAAAATCCCACCTGCCCGGTCAAGGGATGCAATAAGCCCGCCGATGAGTGCCAGGTTCACCACATCTTCAGTTGGGCCGGCGGCGGGTGGACCAATGCGAAGAACCTCACCACCGCTTGTGCCTATCACAATGGTCGCAATGACGACCACCGCACCGGCCCGCCGCGCAATGGCCGCTTCGAGCGCACCGCCCGCGGCGTTCGCTGGGTTAACCCCTGGGATCCGCCCCCACCGGACCTCGTCGATACCGGGCCCACGAATACGACCACCGCGTAG
- a CDS encoding RluA family pseudouridine synthase yields MNRQMRSFPIPEGLEGMRADAALAKLLGLSRSATAQLCAEGSVTIDSQELGKSERLISGNVVSVLLPEPEKPLLPREELVEGMDVLYNDADIICVHKPVGVAAHPSVGWDGPTVIGGLRAAGYTVASSGPTERQGIVHRLDVGTSGVMVVASSERAYSALKHAFKYRSVKKTYHAVVQGLPDPIEGTVDAPIGRHPKSGWKFAVLDDGKAAITHYSLIEAFREASLIEVHLETGRTHQIRVHMSATGHPCVGDPMYGSDPNLAKRLGLQRQWLHAVKLGFTHPGTGKWFEIEAPYPADLEHALEVLRG; encoded by the coding sequence ATGAATAGGCAGATGCGCAGCTTCCCCATTCCTGAAGGCCTAGAAGGCATGCGTGCCGACGCCGCCCTGGCCAAGCTCCTTGGCCTTTCCCGCAGCGCCACCGCGCAGTTGTGCGCCGAGGGCAGCGTGACCATCGATTCCCAGGAGCTGGGCAAGTCCGAGCGTTTGATTTCCGGCAACGTGGTCTCCGTGCTTTTGCCGGAGCCAGAAAAGCCGCTGCTGCCGCGCGAAGAGCTGGTCGAGGGCATGGACGTGCTTTACAACGATGCCGATATCATCTGCGTGCATAAGCCGGTGGGCGTGGCCGCGCACCCCAGCGTGGGGTGGGACGGGCCGACGGTGATTGGTGGGCTGCGCGCGGCCGGTTATACCGTGGCTTCGTCCGGGCCGACCGAGCGCCAGGGCATCGTGCACCGCCTCGATGTGGGCACGTCAGGCGTGATGGTCGTGGCTTCCTCGGAGCGCGCCTATTCCGCGCTCAAGCACGCCTTTAAGTACCGCAGCGTGAAAAAGACCTACCACGCCGTGGTGCAGGGGCTGCCGGATCCCATCGAGGGCACCGTTGATGCGCCCATCGGCCGCCACCCCAAGTCGGGCTGGAAATTCGCCGTGCTTGACGACGGCAAAGCGGCCATCACCCATTACAGCCTCATCGAGGCCTTCCGCGAGGCCAGCCTCATCGAGGTGCACCTAGAGACCGGCCGCACCCACCAGATTCGCGTGCACATGTCCGCCACCGGCCACCCGTGCGTGGGCGACCCAATGTACGGCTCGGATCCCAACTTGGCTAAGCGCCTTGGGCTTCAGCGTCAATGGCTGCACGCGGTAAAGCTCGGCTTTACCCACCCCGGCACCGGCAAGTGGTTCGAGATTGAAGCGCCGTACCCGGCCGATCTCGAGCACGCTTTGGAGGTTCTGCGGGGATGA
- the lspA gene encoding signal peptidase II, whose protein sequence is MSQKRRSKTGLIAAVVIAVALVDQAVKQIMLSTLTEGEPLPVIGDWFRFTLLFNPGAAFSMGGEGSTWLFTTIQLVFVLGVAIAAPRITHSGQAVGLALIAGGALGNFADRIFRAPGFWFGHVVDYISVGSFAVFNIADAAITCGVVVFIIAMVLEERKAEHE, encoded by the coding sequence GTGAGTCAAAAACGAAGGAGCAAGACAGGACTTATCGCCGCGGTAGTCATTGCCGTGGCGCTGGTGGACCAAGCCGTAAAACAAATAATGCTCTCCACCCTTACGGAGGGCGAGCCCCTGCCAGTTATTGGGGATTGGTTCCGGTTTACCCTGCTTTTTAACCCTGGCGCCGCCTTTTCCATGGGCGGGGAGGGATCGACGTGGCTTTTTACCACCATCCAGCTGGTCTTTGTGCTCGGCGTGGCCATTGCCGCCCCGCGCATTACCCACTCCGGCCAGGCGGTAGGCCTAGCGCTCATTGCCGGTGGCGCGCTGGGTAATTTCGCCGACCGCATCTTCCGCGCCCCTGGCTTCTGGTTCGGGCACGTGGTGGACTATATTTCGGTCGGCTCTTTCGCCGTGTTTAATATCGCGGACGCGGCCATTACCTGCGGCGTGGTGGTCTTCATCATCGCCATGGTGCTGGAGGAAAGGAAGGCCGAGCATGAATAG
- a CDS encoding asparaginase, whose protein sequence is MTRLALIATGGTIACTTVADGSLVPTISGADLAAEIDAEVVEFRQLDSSSITLADLDELIAVVNEHTAREDIGGVIITHGTDSMEETALALEIFCGGEKPIVLTGAQRAYDHPAADGPTNLRAARELAASGHPGVFLCFGGETIPARGARKRHTSDLRGFESLPVPGTTPRLHPAPLASQRIEIIPAYPGAGRLLVDAVVNSPTTGLIVEAMGSGNMGEDMGRALADALHAGLPVIISTRTPYGPTALAYGGDGGGASLGKRGAINAGWFRPSQARILLAAALATGTDPAELFAQEG, encoded by the coding sequence ATGACCCGACTTGCTTTGATCGCCACCGGCGGCACGATCGCGTGCACCACCGTGGCCGATGGTTCCCTGGTTCCCACAATCTCCGGCGCGGACCTTGCCGCTGAAATCGACGCCGAGGTAGTGGAGTTTCGCCAGCTCGACTCGTCCTCTATTACCCTGGCGGACCTCGATGAGCTCATTGCGGTGGTCAACGAGCACACCGCGCGCGAGGACATCGGTGGCGTGATCATCACCCATGGCACCGACTCCATGGAGGAAACCGCGCTGGCGTTGGAGATTTTCTGTGGAGGGGAAAAGCCCATCGTGCTTACGGGCGCGCAGCGCGCCTACGATCACCCCGCGGCGGACGGCCCCACCAATCTGCGGGCTGCCCGCGAGCTTGCGGCCAGCGGGCACCCTGGGGTTTTCCTCTGCTTTGGCGGTGAGACCATCCCGGCGCGCGGTGCGCGCAAGCGTCACACCAGTGACCTGCGCGGGTTTGAGTCGCTGCCCGTTCCTGGCACTACCCCTCGGTTGCATCCTGCCCCGCTGGCGTCGCAGCGTATCGAGATCATCCCCGCCTATCCGGGAGCGGGGCGCCTGCTGGTCGACGCCGTCGTAAACTCCCCCACCACCGGTCTCATTGTGGAGGCCATGGGCTCGGGAAATATGGGCGAGGACATGGGCCGCGCGCTTGCCGACGCCCTCCACGCCGGCCTCCCCGTCATCATTTCTACCCGCACCCCCTATGGCCCGACGGCGCTGGCTTACGGTGGCGACGGCGGTGGCGCGAGCCTAGGGAAACGCGGCGCCATCAACGCCGGATGGTTCCGCCCGAGCCAAGCGCGAATCCTGCTCGCGGCGGCGCTGGCCACCGGCACCGATCCGGCAGAGCTTTTTGCTCAGGAGGGCTAG
- a CDS encoding DNA polymerase IV, whose translation MQRWVLHIDMDAFFASVEQLTRPTLQGRPVLVGGTSGRGVVAGASYEARVYGAHSAMPMYRAQQLVGLRAVVVQPRRAVYSAASRRVFGIIAQHVEVIEQLSIDEAFMEPAALEGASAEEVKRWADELRALIREETGLPCSIGAGSGKQFAKIGSGEAKPDGTFVIPAERQLDMLHPLAVNKLWGVGPVTGAKLKSIGVETIGQLAAMTRKEVEISIGSVVGLQLWQLARGIDDREVAPRAISKQISTEHTYPKDLQTAPEVDAAITRAAEGAHRRLLKDGRGARTVTVKLRMADFHIESRSTTLPYATDDAAVLTAAAFKLARYPDELGPIRLVGVSYSGLETARQDVLFPELDREIVRPAPADTDYETGVSDDATPAIPAPTVTVEEETDNQWHATQDVFHPDYGHGWIQGAGHGVVSVRFETRATGPGRTKSFAANDPALVPADPLDSLDWQDWLTSED comes from the coding sequence ATGCAACGCTGGGTTCTACACATCGACATGGACGCGTTTTTCGCCTCCGTCGAGCAGCTGACCCGGCCTACCCTGCAGGGGCGTCCCGTCCTGGTGGGAGGTACCAGCGGGCGCGGCGTGGTGGCCGGCGCCTCCTATGAGGCGCGCGTGTACGGTGCGCATTCGGCCATGCCGATGTACCGCGCGCAGCAGCTTGTTGGACTTCGCGCGGTGGTGGTGCAGCCGCGCCGGGCAGTCTATTCAGCAGCCTCGCGGCGCGTATTTGGCATCATCGCGCAACACGTGGAGGTTATCGAGCAGCTTTCTATCGATGAAGCCTTTATGGAACCCGCCGCCTTGGAAGGAGCGAGCGCGGAGGAGGTCAAGCGCTGGGCGGATGAGCTGCGCGCGCTCATTCGGGAGGAGACGGGTCTGCCGTGCTCCATTGGGGCGGGCTCGGGCAAACAATTTGCCAAGATTGGCTCCGGCGAAGCGAAGCCCGACGGCACCTTTGTTATTCCGGCGGAGCGCCAGCTAGATATGCTGCACCCCCTTGCGGTGAACAAGCTGTGGGGAGTCGGCCCGGTGACTGGGGCGAAGCTCAAGTCCATCGGCGTAGAAACCATTGGGCAGCTAGCGGCGATGACGCGCAAGGAAGTAGAGATTTCCATCGGCAGTGTGGTGGGGCTGCAGCTGTGGCAGCTGGCCCGCGGCATTGATGACCGTGAGGTGGCGCCGCGCGCTATTTCTAAACAGATTTCTACCGAGCACACCTACCCGAAAGACCTGCAGACCGCCCCTGAGGTCGATGCAGCCATCACTCGCGCGGCGGAGGGTGCGCACCGCCGGTTGCTTAAGGATGGGCGCGGCGCGCGCACCGTAACGGTAAAGCTGCGCATGGCGGATTTTCATATCGAATCGCGCTCGACCACCTTGCCCTACGCGACTGACGACGCCGCCGTGCTCACCGCCGCCGCCTTCAAGCTTGCCCGCTACCCCGATGAGCTGGGGCCCATCCGCCTGGTAGGGGTGAGCTATTCCGGGCTAGAGACCGCTCGCCAAGACGTGCTTTTTCCGGAGCTCGACCGCGAAATAGTGCGCCCTGCACCGGCGGATACGGACTATGAAACTGGGGTGAGCGACGACGCAACACCGGCCATTCCAGCGCCTACGGTGACGGTGGAGGAAGAAACCGATAACCAGTGGCACGCCACGCAGGATGTTTTCCACCCTGATTACGGCCACGGTTGGATTCAAGGCGCCGGCCACGGGGTAGTCAGCGTGCGCTTTGAAACCCGCGCCACGGGTCCTGGCCGCACCAAATCCTTCGCGGCTAATGATCCCGCGCTCGTGCCAGCAGACCCGCTCGACTCGCTGGATTGGCAAGACTGGCTGACCAGCGAGGACTAG
- a CDS encoding ABC transporter ATP-binding protein: MNSPHVILRGVKREFADNTGLHETDLSINRGEFISILGPSGCGKSTLLRCIAGLETPDAGTISFGEMEVFGPRTNVAVNKRRLSMVFQDLALWPHMTVEKNIEFPLTTPGNKVAAGQRAEKVRACMDMVGIASKAKARPNQLSGGQQQRVAIARALVSNPDVLLMDEPLSALDAALRVQIRAELTQLAQELGLTVIYVTHDQAEALAMSDRVVVMNQGHIEQFADPVTIYEKPATDFIAGFVGTMNRHPQLPNVRPENLTVTTAEEDTGASPRRVEAQVLGAHYIGGRYELRCDVPGSEEPWVAYSPHRFTRGETVYLNYPSSLSA; encoded by the coding sequence ATGAACTCACCCCACGTCATCTTGCGCGGCGTTAAGCGCGAATTCGCCGATAATACGGGCCTCCACGAGACCGATCTAAGTATCAACCGCGGTGAATTCATCTCTATTCTGGGTCCCTCCGGCTGCGGTAAGTCCACCCTGTTGCGCTGCATAGCCGGATTAGAAACGCCTGACGCGGGAACCATCTCCTTCGGAGAGATGGAGGTATTTGGTCCACGAACCAACGTGGCCGTCAATAAGCGCCGGCTGTCTATGGTCTTCCAAGACCTCGCACTGTGGCCGCACATGACGGTGGAAAAGAATATCGAGTTTCCGCTGACCACCCCAGGCAATAAGGTGGCGGCAGGCCAGCGGGCCGAGAAAGTCCGCGCCTGCATGGACATGGTGGGCATCGCTTCCAAGGCGAAGGCGCGGCCGAACCAACTTTCCGGTGGCCAACAGCAGCGCGTTGCCATCGCCCGCGCGTTGGTTTCTAATCCAGATGTCCTGCTTATGGATGAGCCGCTCTCCGCCCTCGACGCCGCGCTGCGCGTGCAAATCCGCGCAGAGCTCACCCAGCTGGCACAGGAGCTGGGGCTCACGGTCATCTACGTCACGCACGACCAAGCCGAGGCACTTGCCATGTCGGATCGCGTCGTTGTCATGAACCAGGGCCACATCGAACAATTCGCGGATCCGGTCACCATTTATGAAAAGCCGGCCACCGATTTCATCGCTGGCTTTGTAGGCACCATGAATCGCCACCCACAGCTGCCCAATGTGCGTCCAGAAAATCTCACCGTCACCACTGCGGAGGAGGACACCGGCGCCTCCCCGCGCCGGGTCGAGGCGCAGGTTCTTGGCGCTCACTACATCGGTGGGCGCTACGAGTTGCGCTGCGATGTTCCCGGGTCCGAGGAGCCGTGGGTGGCGTATTCACCGCATCGCTTCACTCGCGGCGAGACCGTCTACCTCAACTATCCATCTTCTCTTTCTGCATAG